A stretch of the Solanum dulcamara chromosome 6, daSolDulc1.2, whole genome shotgun sequence genome encodes the following:
- the LOC129891803 gene encoding probable histone H2A.3, protein MAGKGKAVGSAAGKKSHSRSSKAGLQFPVGRIARFLKVGKYAKRVGTGAPVFLAAVLEYLAAEVLEVAGNEARANKKTRINPRHLQLAIRTDDELSKLFEDVTIASGGVMPNIQSILLPNKKSSSLKVAVAATAEEEEED, encoded by the exons ATGGCAGGTAAAGGAAAAGCCGTTGGTTCTGCTGCGGGGAAAAAGTCTCATTCCCGCAGCAGCAAAGCCGGCCTCCAATTCCCTGTCGGTCGTATCGCCCGGTTTCTGAAAGTTGGCAAGTATGCCAAACGTGTTGGCACTGGAGCTCCAGTATTCCTTGCTGCTGTACTTGAGTACCTTGCAGCTGAG GTACTTGAAGTAGCTGGAAATGAGGCAAGAGCTAACAAAAAAACTCGGATCAATCCAAGGCATCTTCAGTTGGCTATTAGGACTGATGATGAACTGAGCAAATTGTTTGAAGATGTGACGATTGCGAGTGGTGGTGTAATGCCAAACATTCAGAGCATTCTGCTGCCTAACAAGAAGAGTAGTTCTTTAAAGGTCGCCGTTGCTGCTACTgctgaggaggaggaggaggattaG